The Capsicum annuum cultivar UCD-10X-F1 chromosome 3, UCD10Xv1.1, whole genome shotgun sequence genomic sequence CTTCTGCTGATTTTTAGATTCCATTTTTCAGCAAAATCAGAATTTCTTTTTGCTGATTTTATTTTCAGACTCCATTTTTCAACAAAATTAGAATCTCTTCTATCTGCTGATTTTCAGAGTTCACAATGGATCATTAATGGCCTGTCTTTCACTGCGGACTAACAAAGTTGTTTCAAATTTCTCTAATCCCACATATAACTAAGGAATTTTTAAagaatacattttaaaaaaaaaaataatactcagGCGAATTCGAATCAAGTTTTGATGGTGGAAATTACGTCATGATGAGTAGGATTGagaataaaatactgaaaactgaattatCGAATGGAAGCGAAAAATTTGGTAATTACTTTTCGATAATTCGGTATTTGGTGTggtatttgagagtaaaattttaaCATTTCGGTAATCGGGATTGAGTTtagtacaagatattaataccgtttgtTATTCGGTATTTATCGAATAtcgaaatatatatatgtgtatataatacCATATGTCTAACCAACTCAATAaacaatagtattagtcatctCAAAAAATCTATTAAACTTTgataatatattcgtaaaaaaatattaaatagtttAAGCGTATGCATGATGCTATTACGATGATTGAagttcttttgtttttttcatttattagttGAGTTCAAGTGATTTATCTTTACCGGATCCCACTTAATAAGACAATTCAAAAGTAAATATTAAAGTGACTTTAAGAGGGGCCGTTTTATAAATCTTATAAAGTCATCATTCATTTCTTAAATTCCGTGTCCGatcaaaaaacaacataaaatagaACAGAGAGAATacttcttttctatttctatttggTTAAAACATACACGCACCATGTGTAATACATGCATGTCATATGTTTGAACTTTGAATTTAGagttcatgttacttaaccatgattaattacttaatttagttacttaatcatgataaagaacattAGTTTGATGTATTCATCTGGTGCATGTAAGTTTATACGCTTATATTTGGTCCACCAGACCCTAGTCCCTTACATTTCTCGTGGCCAAGTCTCACTGGGTCAAGCTTCAATCGAGTCCGAATTGGGGCTGCCACATACATCATTTTATATAGAGAGGGTATACAACCAGGAAGCTGATATACATGGTATAAAACAAGGAAATGAGTCGAGGCCTAGAGTTGCTCAAGTTTAgctatatatctataatctagatatataatttatatctaatatATGTTATAAAAGTGAAAAGTGTGAAAGACCTTagaaatgtttttgaattttttatccttcattaaacaattttattttagataaaataatttcttcactatttttctcaaattattatttatgatattgaatCCTAGAACATATGAgatcaaaactttaaaaaatataataaaactttttctaaaattagGAGTCGTGAAATATAAGGTAAGTAGCACATTGAAACCCTTACAAAAAacgcattttttttttaaaacaatattttaaaaattaaagtgttctaaaatatttggtaagaaaaaaaatatattttgttccTTGATAGTGTGAATAAAAATACACGAAAAAATCCTGATTTTCTAATGAGTCATATGCTAAGGTACCAAGATACTGAGATGAgcttttggtatttttttctctgtattttaacttatcttaaaattttgaattacacATCAAATGAATACATTATACATGGGTGTGCATGTGATTACTCTGGTGAGTTGGTGTCAAATATTCAAAGGCTGTATTTCGAATTTTCgattttgtttttggtaataTTTGGTAGGTAACTATTGTGTATTATGTATATCCAAAGTATAGTTATAGACATTGTTATTATGTGTTATTGCTTTGTAAGGAACGTACACGGGtttaagagaagaaaaaaaaatattagtgatTCTCATTAAAATTTGAATAGTAACTACTCGtttcttaaaaactaatataaataaaatcataaaagttTTATGACTCGTGGTGGtttttctattttccaaaatttatTAGTGTTATAACACCAATAAGTCTATAATAATGTTTAGTTTACTAACAACGGATTATCAACAGGGTTTTCTCTATTATATATGGAGGCCACGAGTTAAAATCGaaggtttttatttatttatgaatcatgtttcTATAATGTCATAACTTTTATGTACAATTTAATTCTAATATTGTCACATGCCCTTAGTATATTTATATGAAGAAATTTGTGATTATTTTCTATACGGAAAAAGcttaaaaatacccctgaactatttgaaataactcaaaaatacccctcgttagatttttggctcaaatatACCCCccattaaatatttggcttaaaaatacccctcTCTCTAACGAAATTCGGAAAAGAATCAAAAATGCCCCTGAAGTATCTGAAATTGATCAAAAATACCtctcgttagttttttggctcaaaaatacccctctattaaatattattctaaaattatttaaaaaataaaaataaaaactgattattaaaagaaattataatattttttaaaaataaaaaaaaaatgtcattgaggatgtaaattattaaaaaattatttaaaaataaaaatattttttttaaaaaaataaattataaaaaattttaaaaaaataaaaataaaaaatggcattgaagatccaaattattaaaaaataattataaaattatgtaaacaataaaaataaaaaactgattattaaatttttatttttttaaatgaatatccagattataatttttttttaaaatttataatttcttttaataatcaattttttaattttattttttaaataagtttataattatttttaataaagtggataatcaatgcaattttttatttttatttttaaaattttataatttctttttaataatcagtttttctatttttattttttaaataattttataattattttttaataatttggatcttcaatgccattttttattttcactttttaaaattttttataattttttttaataaacatttctttattttgattttttaaataatttttttaataatttacatcctcaatgatattttttatttttatttttaaaaaaattttatgaattttttttgaataatcagttttttatttttattttttaaataattttagaataatatttAACAGANNNNNNNNNNNNNNNNNNNNNNNNNNNNNNNNNNNNNNNNNNNNNNNNNNNNNNNNNNNNNNNNNNNNNNNNNNNNNNNNNNNNNNNNNNNNNNNNNNNNtaaaataaaagtaaataaataaataaataaaagtaatatagaataaagtaaaactaatcaagcaatacaaatatatacatcaacactaattatatttatttctaatttttattataattaccAAATTGATATATTCTTTAAAGAAAACAACTCAAATCagtcaacttaaaaataaaacctaaaataaataatgtataaagtttaaaaataaaacataaatatgattaaaatagtttttcataaatttaacatTATTGTTGGTAGCGGCAGTGATCGGAGTACTGCTGGTTGGTCTACCAGCGACGGGAACTCCAGCGACAGTGGTAGTTGATGTCGCAAGGGTTGATGGGAAAAGAGGAGAGGGGCGGCGCCTCGGGGAAAGGGAAAGGGAAGCGATGGGTCACCGGCGCTGGAGCGCAGATCCAGTAAAAGATCGGCCGGAGAAGGCGCCAGCGACGGGAAAGAGAGGTACTGTCGCGGGGAGAGGGGAGAGGGATGACAGGCGTGAGGGAAGGGGAAGATGGGGGTGGTCGACGCGTGTGAGGGGGAATTCGAGATTTCGCCGGTGAAAGGAAGGAGGATGGCGGAGCAGCGTGGGGAAAGGAAAAAAGGGAAGGCGCCGACGCGGGGATGGGGGTGGTCAACGCGGGGAAGGGGAAGAAGGGACGGTGGCGGCGATGGCGGAATTGGCCGATTTCGGCGATGAGGGTTGTTTGACTGGTTTTGGCATTTTTTCGGCGAGTTTTTGATATAGACTCGCCgaaaaactgaagaaataaaatattctcCGCTTAATTTTTTACTTTCTGATCTGTCTCATCtcactatttttttctccattctgctaatttttcatcaattattaCTAATTTTTATCTAATTTCTATACAACTTATGAATCTGTATATTCAATATATGACTGACTATGATTATTTTAGTCAGTGATGTACCTGTGAGAATGAATATAACGAAAggattctatttattattatcttACGTATACACTAATTTTCTTTTATCTGCTATTTCCTTTTCGTTTCAAATTTATAACACacaatattttaatttacaacatcACTcagcaaatatatatatatatatagatatatagatatatatacgtTACAAGTATAATATATGTTAACAAAAAGTTCATATAATTAAACATGCACAATAGAAAGTACATTGAAACTGTTCAAAtattttcattcatgtttttcAACAGAAAATTTACAACATAATGAAATAAGATCAAAATAGAACCTGTATGTCAATTTAATTGAATATGGAAGCAAAATACTATCACCGGAAACTTGAACGAAATTTAAAACTCAACTTCACCACACTTTTTTATCTGATTTTTTTTTGATGTCTGGTGTCTGAATACTCTGTAGAATATACGTAGTTTGTCTTAGGGGGGCGCGAGTCCTTTAAGTAGAGAGAATTTGGAgggaaaaatttaaaactatcagataagggaggagaaaaattcaaattttgaaaaaaaattcttttttttttattttaataataataaataaagataaataataataatagatatgaatataactaattaatttatttttttaagaaaatataataaatattataaataaccttaaataaatataattaagacaatattaaaattacttattttatttaaaatttaataggaNNNNNNNNNNNNNNNNNNNNNNNNNNNNNNNNNNNNNNNNNNNNNNNNNNNNNNNNNNNNNNNNNNNNNNNNNNNNNNNNNNNNNNNNNNNNNNNNNNNNattttttaatttttgcattatttttagaattaaagtaaaataaaataaaaaaaataaaaaatctcaaaaataactttatttagttatttattttttaactaaaattattaaaataaaataagaataaaaatatatcatattaaacATAAGTATAAATATTTAGTATTgataaacaagttaaaatttagggaagataaaaaatcatgtgtctataaatgtctaattgatagataatgtgactCGTTAAAACCTTATTAGAAAAACTGAATGGGAAAAGAAAatatagtgaaggaaaaaaaaaatacgcATGTACAGCATTCTTGTTATACAAGTCGATAGCTACATAAATtgtgaaattcaaaaattagttgaatattacacacacacacaataattaaataagaaatctAATATTTCAAAGAGATACATAATAAATTAGTCTTACAGGTCTCAGTCAACTCCCTCGCTGCAACCTCTGAGCCTATCATTGCAAAAATAGCCAAAAGAAGGCCAAGAAATAGAAATGCCTTAGAAcccatcattttttttcttcttcaaagcTTAGTTAGTTTAATTAAAGGATGAAGAAATTGATGCAAAATTGGGTTCTATTTTTATACTAAGAATTGAATGTATTAGAGACTCAAGTATTTCAAACGGATCACTTATCAGTCGAATTATCAAAGCACAATATCTTGCCCAGCCGATACGCCACGTAATCGAGTATATTTCTtctgttttaatttagttgtacGCCACGTAATCGAGTATATTTCTtctgttttaatttagttgtctttttttttgttcGTTTAAAAATGAacgtcttcttctattttttggcaTCTCTTTTAATTTTCTACGTGATATATTTAAGATAGTAAGATTAAAAGAcattatcttaagtttaataCAACAAGATGCTAAAGTTTTGTTTGTTTTCTCAAACTTCATGCCAAGTCGAAACTagaaaaacaaattgaaacatAGGGAGTAATATTTATCTACGTTTGTGATGTGCACTAAATCAAGATTGAATAAACACAAACTACTTATCTAATGCTAAAATAAGAGGTTCTTAAATCTTACTAAAACACAAACTGCTATAAttacaaagttttgaaatttgaaataccTAAAGTTTAAAACTTTTCTCAAATAGGCTCTAAGTGCTCAGAAAATGTTTGAAGTATTGCAATCATTTTTGATGGTGAGTGATCAATAATTACCTTTCCATATTCCACCTTTGGGTAGAGATTTTAAATTAGAACTTGAGATGAAATTACTTTTATTAAATTGTAACCATAGTTATATTCGTCATAGATTTATATTCGTTGtagaaaaaatttagttaaattgCAACATATGATATATCTGAATCcattattataaaaatacaatGATTTCAATGTTAAGAACTTACTATTAAACTCATAAAGTTTAAATCTTTAATCTGTCCCTCTTTTATATGTCAATTTGAATCAATCTGATCTCCAAGCATATACCGGATATCATAtgagaaaaaagaataagaagtatTAAGTTATAAGAAACACAATTGCAAAACACTTGTCAGCTTTATTTAAAGACATACGTAATATATAAATGTGTCATTTAATTTAGATTTGACTGACATTTACAGCCTTTAATTTTAGATGGGCATAAGTAATTAAGCACTTGAACTTGTATAAAGTGGAACAGTAGAAACACACAATTAACATGGCATAATATGTGTCATACATGGTTCGAGACTCGAGTGTATCTCATGACTCGAATCGACACGTAAAATGTATGTATCcacatattcaaatttatatacaAGTTTAATTGATTATACAAGTTTATCGTTCACCCGCCACCAAAAATAATTgcaatacttcaaaaatatgaagTAGAAAACTATCCCAACCAAAGATTTTCTGAGCAATTAGAGCTTATTTgagaaaacttttaaattttacgTATTTTAAAACGTGTTTCCATAAAGTACTTTGTAATTATAGCAGTTTGTGTTTTAGTAAGATTTATGAACCTCTTTTTTTAGCATTAGATAAGTAGTTTGTGTTTATTCAATCATGATTCACAGTACATCACAAACGTAGATAAATATTACACCTTAATcttatgtttcaatttttttttcgaatttcgACTTggcatgaagtttaagaaaacaaacaaaacttTCAATTTTGTAGTATTAAACTAAAGATAATGTCTTTTAATCTTATTatcttaaacatgtcacgtgaAAATATAGAATTAAGGAGTTGCCAAAAAGAGAAGAAGACGTTCATTTTAAGACGaactaaaaaaaaacacaaataaattaaaacagagATAGTATACTCGATTACGTGGCGTATTGGCTGGGCAAGATATTGTTCTTTGATAATTAAACTGATAAGTGATCCGTTTGAAATACTTCaatctttaataaattcaattctTAGTATAAATAGAACCCAATTGTTGCATCAATTTCTTCATCCTACAATTAAAATAACTAAGctttgaagaagaaaaacaaaatgatgGGTTCTAAGGCATTTCTATTTCTTGGCCTTATTTTGGCTATTTTTGCGATGATAAGCTCAGAGGTTGCAGCGAGGGAGTTGACTGAGACCCGTAAgactaatttattatttatctctTTGAAATATTagatttcttatttaattattgtgtgtgtgtttgtgtgtgtgtaatattcaactaatttttgaatttcacaATTTATGTAGCTACCAAATTGGATAAGGGATATAAGGGATATGGCGAATATAACAGCGGATATAAATCACCTAGTGGCGAGTATAAACCCTCGTATGATGAATATAACTATGGTTACAAATCTCCTGGtgacaaatataaatattcacgTGATGAATATAACTATGGATACAAGTCTCCTGGTGGCGGGTACAAATATTTAGGGGATGAATATAACAAAGGATATAAATCCTCTGGTGGTGAATATAAATCTGCTCATGGCGAATATAACTATGGATACGAATCTCCTGGTGACGGATATAAATATTCAGATGACGAATATATGAATGGATATAAATCCCCTGGTGGCGAATATAAATCTCCATACGGTGAATATAACAAAGGATACAGATCCTACGATGGCGAATATAACAATGGATATAAATCCCCTAGTGACGAATATAAATCTCCGTATGGCAAATATAACAAAGGATACAAATCCTCCGATGACGAATATGATAGAGGATATAAAGCCTCCGATGGCGAATATAACAAAGGATACGAATCCTCGGATGGCGAATATGATAAAGGATATAAATCCTTCGATGGCGAATATAACAAAGGATACGAATCCTCCGATGGCGAATATGACAAAGGATACAAATCCTCCGATGGCGAATATGATAAAGGATACAAATCCTCCGATGGCGAATATGACAAAGGATACAAATCCTCCGATGGCGAATATGATAAAGGATACAAATCCTCCGATGGCGAATATGACAAAGGATACAAATCCTCCGATGACGAATATAACAAAGGATATAAATCCTCCGATGGCGAATATAAACTACCAGGTGGAGGCCATGATTAAATGACTTGCCAATCCTCACAATAAGGCATCATGTACTATTATAAAACACTTGTCTATCTATGTAGTGGCAAGATCAATACTTTGTAATAGTCTTGCTACTTTAGATCTTGTTGTAAAAAGTATGAATAAAATACCATTCAGTTCATATGAATGGTTGATCGTGTAATAGCTTGTTGTATAATATATTATGATACGAGTAATATATTTTCATAACTTACGTCTCTTCTTTTTCACAGCTTATAGCAGGTAACaaatcttttctttatattaagGGTGTCAAACGGACCGGTTAAAATCAGTCCGGTTGNNNNNNNNNNNNNNNNNNNNNNNNNNNNNNNNNNNNNNNNNNNNNNNNNNNNNNNNNNNNNNNNNNNNNNNNNNNNNNNNNNNNNNNNNNNNNNNNNNNNNNNNNNNNNNNNNNNNNNNNNNNNNNNNNNNNNNNNNNNNNNNNNNNNNNNNNNNNNNNNNNNNNNNNNNNNNNNNNNNNNNNNNNNNNNNNNNNNNNNNNNNNNNNNNNNNNNNNNNNNNNNNNNNNNNNNNNNNNNNNNNNNNNNNNNNNNNNNNNNNNNNNNNNNNNNNNNNNNNNNNNNNNNNNNNNNNNNNNNNNNNNNNNNNNNNNNNNNNNNNNNNNNNNNNNNNNNNNNNNNNNNNNNNNNNNNNNNNNNNNNNNNNNNNNNNNNNNNNNNNNNNNNNNNNNNNNNNNNNNNNNNNNNNNNNNNNNNNNNNNNNNNNNNNNNNNNNNNNNNNNNNNNNNNNNNNNNNNNNNNNNNNNNNNNNNNNNNNNNNNNNNNNNNNNNNNNNNNNNNNNNNNNNNNNNNNNNNNNNNNNNNNNNNNNNNNNNNNNNNNNNNNNNNNNNNNNNNNNNNNNNNNNNNNNNNNNNNNNNNNNNNNNNNNNNNNNNNNNNNNNNNNNNNNNNNNNNNNNNNNNNNNNNNNNNNNNNNNNNNNNNNNNNNNNNNNNNNNNNNNNNNNNNNNNN encodes the following:
- the LOC107864371 gene encoding cold and drought-regulated protein CORA, with protein sequence MMGSKAFLFLGLILAIFAMISSEVAARELTETPTKLDKGYKGYGEYNSGYKSPSGEYKPSYDEYNYGYKSPGDKYKYSRDEYNYGYKSPGGGYKYLGDEYNKGYKSSGGEYKSAHGEYNYGYESPGDGYKYSDDEYMNGYKSPGGEYKSPYGEYNKGYRSYDGEYNNGYKSPSDEYKSPYGKYNKGYKSSDDEYDRGYKASDGEYNKGYESSDGEYDKGYKSFDGEYNKGYESSDGEYDKGYKSSDGEYDKGYKSSDGEYDKGYKSSDGEYDKGYKSSDGEYDKGYKSSDDEYNKGYKSSDGEYKLPGGGHD